In Vigna radiata var. radiata cultivar VC1973A chromosome 3, Vradiata_ver6, whole genome shotgun sequence, the following proteins share a genomic window:
- the LOC106757234 gene encoding acyl transferase 4, whose protein sequence is MTLCVIRTNRGLVKPGKETPLTTLDLSVIDRLPVLRCNAQTLHVFKHGPQATKVIKEALSKALVPYYPLAGRLKESQIGCLQIECSGDGVWYVEASSDSTLHSLNFFDDLHSIPYHHLLPDAVPETQGIQPLVQMQVTQFGCGGFVIGLIFCHSICDGLGAAQFLNAVGELARDLEKPSIEPVWHRNFFPPSQTPQQTALPPAPLVPPQMPEYKLQHANIDMPLDQINRLKREFQLVTGLNCSTFEIVAAVCWSSRTRAIRFEPNTELKLVFFANCRQLLDPALPNGFYGNCFFPVTITASCESLRNATTVGVVKLIQEAKAKLGVEFDKYLKGEHLNNGEDPFAPPLTYTTMFVSEWGRLGFNHVDYQWGPPVHVVPIQGSSIIPVAIVGSMPLPKKGIRLMTWCVEEAHRVPFLHEMHGVMNEGLSM, encoded by the exons ATGACATTGTGTGTGATAAGAACAAATCGAGGCCTAGTTAAGCCAGGGAAGGAGACTCCCTTGACCACACTAGATTTGTCAGTGATCGATAGGTTACCTGTTCTAAGATGCAATGCTCAAACCTTGCATGTGTTCAAACACGGTCCTCAAGCAACAAAGGTCATAAAAGAGGCCCTCTCCAAAGCACTCGTTCCCTATTACCCTCTTGCGGGAAGACTCAAAGAATCGCAAATAGGGTGCCTTCAAATTGAGTGCTCAGGTGATGGGGTCTGGTATGTTGAGGCATCTTCCGATTCCACCCTTCACTCTCTTAATTTCTTTGATGATCTTCACTCTATTCCTtatcaccatcttcttcctgATGCTGTTCCCGAGACCCAAGGCATCCAACCCCTCGTGCAAATGCAG GTGACACAATTTGGTTGCGGGGGTTTTGTGATAGGCCTCATATTCTGCCACAGCATATGCGATGGTCTTGGTGCTGCACAGTTTCTAAATGCAGTAGGGGAACTAGCTAGGGATCTTGAGAAACCTAGCATTGAACCAGTGTGGCACAGGAACTTCTTTCCACCTTCTCAAACCCCCCAACAAACTGCATTGCCACCGGCACCACTCGTTCCTCCTCAAATGCCAGAATACAAACTACAGCATGCTAACATAGACATGCCTCTGGATCAAATCAACCGTCTGAAAAGAGAATTTCAACTAGTTACTGGACTCAATTGCTCCACCTTCGAGATTGTTGCAGCAGTATGTTGGAGCAGTCGAACAAGGGCCATTCGATTCGAGCCAAATACGGAACTGAAGCTAGTTTTCTTTGCAAATTGCCGTCAACTGTTGGACCCAGCTCTGCCCAATGGCTTCTACGGCAATTGTTTCTTCCCAGTGACGATCACGGCTTCGTGTGAGTCGCTTAGGAATGCAACAACGGTTGGTGTGGTGAAGCTTATACAAGAAGCCAAGGCCAAGTTAGGCGTGGAATTTGACAAGTACTTGAAGGGCGAGCATTTGAATAATGGAGAAGACCCTTTTGCGCCTCCACTCACCTACACCACCATGTTCGTATCTGAATGGGGAAGGCTGGGATTCAACCACGTGGACTATCAATGGGGCCCACCCGTCCACGTGGTTCCCATCCAAGGGTCTAGCATTATACCAGTGGCCATTGTGGGGTCCATGCCTCTTCCCAAGAAAGGGATTCGTTTGATGACGTGGTGCGTGGAGGAGGCACATCGCGTTCCTTTCCTCCATGAGATGCATGGGGTGATGAACGAGGGACTGAGTATGTAA
- the LOC106757248 gene encoding protein FAM192A translates to MEETRDPPIRIMKFVSEEQLDEAKRTRGERVEDGTAQRDRPLYDILKENKDKKDAEFNERFKHRPPKALDEDETEFLDNYEATRREYERQVADEEAQQIRSFQAAVAAQSNIVHEIKEKNPLPVVQEQKSAVKKNPASRPLGMIIKVKPQAKKARLDEENTEEISKAGNTPPNDKTKSSEPIQALNGEANKSREVALTGLVSYSDESDDDL, encoded by the exons ATGGAAGAAACCAGGGATCCTCCTATCAGGATTATGAAATTTGTCTCTGAAGAGCAA TTGGATGAAGCGAAAAGAACAAGGGGTGAACGAGTTGAAGACGGCACTGCCCAGAGAGATAGACCTCTCTACGAT ATTCTGAAGGAGAACAAGGATAAAAAGGATGCGGAATTCAATGAAAGGTTCAAGCACA GACCACCTAAAGCTTTAGACGAAGACGAAACTGAGTTTCTTGATAATTATGAAGCA ACAAGAAGGGAATATGAACGACAAGTGGCAGACGAGGAAGCCCAACAAATCCGAAGCTTTCAG GCAGCAGTGGCAGCACAGTCCAACATTGTGCAtgaaattaaggaaaaaaaccCTTTACCTGTCGTCCAG GAACAAAAATCTGCTGTAAAGAAGAATCCAGCCTCTCGTCCATTAGGCATGATTATTAAAGTCAAACCCCAAGCTAAAAAAGCAAGACTGGATGAAGAAAATACTGAGGAAATTTCAAAAGCAGGAAACACTCCTCCGAATGATAAGACCAAGTCTTCGGAACCAATACAGGCATTGAATGGCGAAGCTAATAAGTCGCGGGAAGTTGCCCTAACTGGCCTTGTTTCATACAGTGACGAAAGTGACGACGACTTGTAA
- the LOC106757703 gene encoding protein transport protein SEC23: protein MANPTQPNVGFTPERESATPEKNPIPLPPNFVPSAPGFSPPKLPSQQDQASSRSVKTPNVLSPANGVTTGSSVPHLSIPPGPPVFTSPVRPASVPFRTSPASPQPVAFSSVSSLPTSTSSSPLQFSNGSFDLQHQLSDSIDDNVPVGESSFVLFSARKVLKQKKQANVPSLGFGALVSPGREVSMGPQVIQRDPHRCQSCGAYANIYCNILLGSGQWQCVICRKLNGSDGEYIAHSKEDLRRFLELSSTMFDYAQNENKRPGFVPVSDSRMSAPIVLVIDECLDEPHLHHLQSSLHAFVDSLPPTTRLGIVLYGRTVSVYDLSEESMASADVLPGEKSPSQESLKALIYGTGIYLSPMHASLAVAHSIFSSLRAYKLNIAEASRDRCLGTAVEVALAIIQGPSADLSRGVVKRSGGNSRIIVCAGGPNTYGPGSVPHSFSHPNYPYREKIAIKWMENLGREAHRHNTIIDVLCAGTCPVRVPILHPLAKASGGVFVLHDDFGEAFGVNLQRASARSAGSHGLLELRTSDNIVITQVIGPGEESHVDTHETFKNDTALYIQMLSVEETQSFSLSMETEGDIKSDFVFFQFAIQYSNVYQADVSRVITVRLPTVDSISAYLESVQDEVASVLIAKRTLLRAINHSDAIDMRKTIDERIKDIALKFGSQLPKSKLHSFPKELALLPELLFHLRRGPLLGSIIGHEDERSVLRNLFLNASFDLSLRMVAPRCLMHREGGTFEELPAYDLAMQSDAAVVLDHGTDVFIWLGAELAADEGRSAAALAACRTLAEELTECRFPAPRILAFKEGSSQARYFVSRLIPAHKDPPYEQEARFPQLRSLTSEQRTKLKASFVHFDDPSFCEWMRSLKVVPPQPS from the exons ATGGCTAACCCAACACAACCTAATGTTGGGTTCACCCCTGAGAGAGAGAGTGCAACCCCTGAGAAGAATCCCATTCCGCTCCCTCCTAATTTTGTACCGTCAGCACCTGGTTTTTCTCCACCAAAACTGCCCTCACAGCAAGATCAAGCTTCTTCCCGTTCCGTTAAAACCCCTAACGTTCTATCACCAGCCAATGGGGTTACCACTGGCAGTTCTGTTCCTCACTTAAGCATCCCTCCTGGGCCGCCGGTGTTTACGTCGCCTGTCCGTCCAGCTTCGGTTCCTTTTCGAACATCGCCTGCATCGCCTCAGCCTGTTGCATTTTCTTCAGTTTCTTCTTTGCCAACGTCAACGTCATCATCGCCACTGCAATTTTCAAATGGATCGTTTGATTTGCAGCATCAACTTTCCGATAGTATAGACGACAATGTTCCCGTTGGAGAGTCATCATTTGTTCTTTTTTCAGCTCGTAAg GTACTGAAACAGAAGAAACAAGCTAATGTGCCCAGTTTGGGTTTTGGGGCATTGGTCTCTCCTGGGAGGGAGGTTTCCATGGGCCCCCAGGTAATACAGCGTGATCCTCATCGTTGCCAAAGCTGTGGTGCTTATGCAAATATATATTGCAACATATTACTTGGATCAGGCCAGTGGCAGTGTGTTATATGTAGGAAATTGAATGGAAGTGATGGGGAGTACATTGCACATAGCAAGGAAGATCTACGCAGATTTCTGGAATTATCTTCAACCATGTTTGATTATGCTCAAAATGAGAACAAGAGACCAGGTTTTGTTCCAGTTTCTGATTCTAGAATGTCTGCACCAATTGTTCTTGTTATAGATGAATGTTTAGATGAACCTCATCTACACCATCTACAGAGTTCTTTGCATGCTTTTGTTGATTCCCTCCCGCCAACAACGAGATTAGGAATTGTACTATATGGTCGGACTGTTTCAGTGTATGACCTTTCAGAAGAGTCAATGGCATCTGCTGATGTGCTGCCCGGGGAGAAATCACCTAGTCAAGAATCTTTGAAAGCTTTAATTTATGGTACTGGCATATACTTGTCACCAATGCATGCTTCACTAGCTGTAGCACATTCTATATTTTCATCATTGAGGGCATACAAGTTAAATATAGCAGAAGCTTCTCGTGACCGATGCTTAGGAACTGCAGTTGAGGTTGCTCTTGCTATTATTCAGGGCCCATCTGCCGATCTGTCCAGGGGGGTGGTCAAAAGGTCAGGGGGAAATAGTAGAATTATTGTCTGTGCTGGTGGACCGAACACTTATGGGCCTGGATCTGTCCCTCATTCTTTTAGTCATCCTAATTATCCTTACAGGGAAAAGATTGCAATTAAGTGGATGGAAAATCTTGGTCGTGAGGCTCATCGGCACAATACTATAATTGATGTTTTATGTGCTGGAACATGCCCTGTAAGAGTGCCGATCTTACATCCTCTTGCAAAAGCATCAGGTGGAGTTTTTGTTCTCCATGATGATTTTGGGGAAGCTTTTGGTGTTAATTTGCAAAGGGCATCTGCCAGATCAGCGGGCTCTCATGGTTTGTTAGAGTTGCGTACATCAGATAATATTGTCATTACTCAAGTCATTGGCCCAGGGGAAGAGTCACATGTCGATACCCatgaaacatttaaaaatgataCTGCCCTTTATATTCAAATGCTAAGTGTTGAGGAAACCCAAAGTTTCTCTCTCTCCATGGAAACTGAAGGAGATATTAAAAGTGATTTTGTCTTTTTCCAATTTGCaattcaatattcaaatgtgTATCAAGCTGATGTGTCGAGGGTCATTACTGTTAGGTTGCCAACAGTAGATAGTATTTCGGCATATCTTGAGAGTGTTCAGGACGAAGTGGCCTCTGTCCTCATTGCAAAAAGAACCCTGTTACGAGCCATAAACCATTCTGATGCAATTGATATGCGAAAAACAATAGATGAAAGAATCAAGGATATTGCTCTAAAATTTGGTTCCCAATTACCCAAGTCAAAACTTCACAGCTTCCCGAAGGAGCTTGCTCTCTTACCAGAGCTCCTTTTCCATCTCAGGAGAGGACCACTCTTGGGAAGCATTATTGGCCATGAAGATGAGAGGTCTGTGCTGAGGAATTTGTTTCTGAATGCATCCTTTGATCTATCACTCAGAATGGTAGCTCCCCGTTGTTTAATGCACAGGGAAGGGGGAACTTTTGAGGAGCTACCAGCATATGATCTTGCTATGCAGTCTGATGCTGCTGTTGTACTTGACCATGGCACTGATGTCTTCATTTGGTTG GGTGCCGAACTTGCAGCTGATGAAGGAAGAAGTGCTGCTGCTCTAGCCGCATGTAGGACATTGGCAGAAGAGCTGACTGAGTGCCGTTTTCCAGCTCCTCGCATCCTTGCATTTAAG GAGGGTAGCTCCCAGGCTCGATATTTTGTTTCTCGTCTCATCCCAGCGCACAAGGATCCTCCTTATGAGCAG gaGGCAAGATTCCCACAGCTCAGGTCGTTGACATCAGAACAGCGTACAAAACTGAAAGCCAGTTTTGTTCATTTCGATGATCCTAGTTTTTGTGAATGGATGCGAAGCTTGAAAGTGGTGCCACCTCAACCAAGCTGA
- the LOC106757891 gene encoding proline--tRNA ligase, cytoplasmic yields the protein MAGTEAKKASAKQSGGKKKEVKKETGLGLTHRKAENFGEWYSEVVVNAEMIEYYDISGCYILRPWSMAIWEIMQEFFDPEIKKMKIKNCYFPLFVSPGVLQKEKDHVEGFAPEVAWVTKSGESELEIPIAIRPTSETVMYPYYSKWIRGHRDLPLKLNQWCNVVRWEFSNPTPFIRSREFLWQEGHTAFATKEEADAEVLDILELYRRIYEEYLAVPVIKGKKSELEKFAGGLYTTSVEAFIPNTGRGIQGATSHCLGQNFAKMFEINFENEKGEKAMVWQNSWAYSTRTIGVMVMVHGDDKGLVLPPKVASVQVIVIPVPYKDADTQGIFDACSATVNALSEAGIRAESDFRDNYSPGWKYSHWEMKGVPLRIEIGPKDLANKQVRAVRRDNGAKIDIASADLAVEIKKLLDNIQQNLFDIAKQKRDECIQIVHTWDEFVQALNQRKMILAPWCDEEEVEADVKARTKGEMGAAKTLCSPFDQPELPEGTKCFASGKPATKWTYWGRSY from the exons ATGGCGGGGACTGAAGCCAAAAAAGCTTCCGCTAAGCAATCCG gtgggaagaagaaggaggtgAAGAAGGAGACTGGCTTAGGTCTCACGCACCGAAAGGCGGAGAACTTCGGCGAGTGGTATTCTGAG GTTGTTGTTAATGCTGAAATGATTGAATACTATGATATATCTGGTTGCTATATTTTGAGGCCTTGGTCCATGGCAATTTGGGAGATCATGCAA GAGTTTTTCGATCcggaaataaagaaaatgaaaatcaagaACTGCTACTTCCCTTTGTTTGTGTCTCCTGGAGTTTTGCAAAAGGAGAAGGATCACGTTGAGGGTTTTGCCCCTGAG GTTGCTTGGGTAACAAAATCCGGGGAATCTGAATTAGAAATTCCTATTGCTATTCGTCCAACTAGTGAAACTGTCATGTATCCCTACTACTCTAAGTGGATAAGGGGACATCGTGACTTACCTTTGAAACTTAATCAGTGGTGTAATGTTGTTAGATGGGAGTTCAGCAATCCCACACCATTCATCAG GAGTCGTGAGTTTCTTTGGCAAGAAGGGCACACTGCTTTTGCAACAAAGGAGGAAGCAGATGCAGAG GTTCTTGACATTCTGGAATTATATAGGCGTATATATGAAGAGTATTTAGCTGTTCCTGTCATAAAGGGTAAGAAAAGTGAGCTTGAGAAGTTTGCTGGTGGGCTTTACACTACCAGTGTTGAG GCGTTTATTCCAAACACTGGTCGTGGCATACAAGGTGCAACTTCTCATTGTCTGGGCCAAAACTTTGCTAAAATGTTTGAGATAaactttgaaaatgaaaagggaGAGAAAGCAATGGTGTGGCAGAACTCATGGGCCTATAGTACTAGAACT aTTGGGGTCATGGTGATGGTTCATGGTGATGACAAGGGATTGGTACTGCCTCCTAAAGTAGCATCGGTACAAGTCATTGTGATTCCTGTGCCTTACAAAGACGCTGATACTCAAGGAATATTTGATGCCTGTTCTGCAACTGTGAATGCATTGTCTGAAGCTGGTATTCGTGCTGAATCGGATTTTAGAGATAATTATTCTCCAGGATGGAAGTATTCTCACTGGGAAATGAAAGGTGTTCCTCTTAGAATTGAAATTGGGCCAAAAGATTTAGCGAATAAGCAG GTTCGTGCTGTTCGACGTGATAATGGAGCAAAGATAGACATTGCTAGTGCTGATTTGGctgttgaaataaaaaagttgcTTGATAATATTCAGCAGAACCTGTTTGATATTGCAAAACAAAAACGAGATGAATGCATTCAGATTGTACACACTTGGGATGAATTTGTGCAAGCTTTGAACCAAAGAAAAATGATCTTAGCTCCATGGTGTGATGAGGAG GAGGTGGAGGCTGATGTCAAAGCGAGAACAAAGGGTGAGATGGGAGCAGCTAAGACTCTTTGCAGCCCCTTTGATCAGCCAGAACTCCCAGAAG GCACTAAGTGCTTTGCGTCTGGAAAGCCTGCAACAAAGTGGACATACTGGGGCAGAAGTTACTAG